TCAGCCATCATGGACGATAACCAACTCCGCATCATTTTCATGGGCACCCCAGAGTTTGCCGTACCGTCACTACAAGCTCTCATTGATAACAAGTTTGACATTCGCGCCGTAGTAACTCAGCCAGACCGGCCAAAGGGCAGGGGAAGAAAACTGGCGCCTCCTCCAATTAAAATTCTAGCTGAACAGGCTGGCATCCCGGTACTGCAACCAACTAAGGTGCGAACTGAAGAGTACCTTGATGAACTGAGATCTTTTTCCCCTGATGTTATCCTTGTTGCCGCCTACGGACGCATACTTACTCAGGCGGTTATCGACCTTCCCCGTTTTGGATGCATCAATGTCCATGGCTCACTGCTGCCGAAATATCGAGGTGCCGCTCCGGTTCAGTGGGCAATTTTAAATGGCGAGCAAGAGGCTGGCATAACCATTATGCAGATGGATGCCGGCCTCGACACAGGTGACATGCTCATCTCTGACGCCATTGCG
The sequence above is a segment of the Desulfobulbaceae bacterium genome. Coding sequences within it:
- a CDS encoding methionyl-tRNA formyltransferase, yielding MDDNQLRIIFMGTPEFAVPSLQALIDNKFDIRAVVTQPDRPKGRGRKLAPPPIKILAEQAGIPVLQPTKVRTEEYLDELRSFSPDVILVAAYGRILTQAVIDLPRFGCINVHGSLLPKYRGAAPVQWAILNGEQEAGITIMQMDAGLDTGDMLISDAIAITPDDTTETLAPKLAHLGGKLLVQAVKQLCQGKLSPTKQDDSLCS